Within Sphingobium aromaticiconvertens, the genomic segment CCGGATCAGGGCCAGTTGCCGCAACGCGAAGGCGATGCGATCGCGGAGCGCCTGCGCGAAGAACTCGCGCGGCGGCGCGTTTCGCGTCAGGCGGTCGCGGACATGGCGCGGGTCAGCCTCTCTACGCTGGAAAAGGCGCTATCGGGCAGCCGTCCCTTCACTCTGGCAACTGTTGTCCGGCTAGAGGAAGCCCTGGGCACGGTTTTGCGGGACAGGCATACGCTGGCGCCTGCTGCTTCATCGGGCCTCGCGCCCGAACATATGGGGGCCTATAGCCGCGCCGCCGTGCGGTGGATCGAAGGCGATTATGTGACCCTGCGCCCCAGCTTCAGCATGGCCGGCGCCATCAACGCCTATCGCACCCGGATATTCTGGGACGACGCGGCCGATTATCTGTGCTTTGCGGAATCGGAGCGGGTGGACGGCGCCTTCGCTCAGTCGGGCCATGTGTCCATGCCGAACCTTTCGGGCCACACTTATCTTGTGACCAATGAAGCGGGGCAGCATCGGCTCTTCATCCTTGGCCGACCGACGCGGGAAGGGTGCATATTCGGCTTGCTCAGCACGCTTCAGGTGGGCGTCGGTTCGCAGTTGGTGCCGGTGGCCTGCCCGGTCGCTTTTGTCCCCAGAGCGCAACTGGCGGACGTGCCGATGGGCCTGCTGTCCGCGGACAATCCAGCATTTTCCGAATGTCGGGATATTCTTGACCGCGCGGTGCAGGATGATTTCTGTCGCTGGCGGCAATAGTCGCCCCCTGGAGCAGTGAATGATGAGATTGAATAATTCACTGCTTTTGTCTTTGATTACCGCATTCTGCGGGCCGTCGGCTGTTCCAGCCGACTTCAGAATGCTTTAGCGGTAGCGCACCTCCACCAAATCAAGTTCGCGGATGAGCTTCTGGGCGATTTCGCTGCCGATTGACCGGCCGCGCGCCATTCGGAAGATTTCGTCGCGTTCGGCTTTCAATCCAGCAAGCCGCAAGTCGCGCTCGATCTGGTCATATTTACGGGCCTCGCGCGTATCGCCGCCATGCTGGCTGCGACTGTCGATCCGTTCCCGGTACAGGTCCATGATCCGGGCGCCCGCTGCGGCATAGATATCCGCATCGCTGCGTCCTTCGGCCAGCCTATGCTGTGTCCGTTCGATCGCCTTGATTGCGGCCTGGGCAGAGGCTACGCGGGCCTCGTCCTCCTGCGCCTGTCTGGATGGTTCGGCGGGCATCGTCAGTCCCCGCAGCAAGAGTGGCAATCCCACACTTGCTGCGATCAGGGAGACGATGATGACACCCGCCGCGAGGAATATGGCAAGGTCGCGGGCCGGAAAGGCCGTTCCATCGGTTAACGTCAGGGGAATGGTCAGAACGCCCGCCAGCGTGATCGCGCCCCGCACACCAGCAAAGGACATAGCGGCGACCAGTCGCCAGTTTGGGTTGCGATAAGGAACATCCTCACGTCCGCGCAGCAGTGTGAGGCGGAAGGACACCCATACCCAGGCGAAACGCAGCGTCGCCAATGCCAGCATGATCGCCATCACATATACGCCAAGCCACCAGGGGTTAGCATGATGGGTCAGCCGAACGGTTTGTTTGGCGGCGGCGAGGATGCCGGGCAATTGCTCGCCGAGCAGCACGAAAATGATGCCGTTGAGCGAAAACTGGATCGTATCCCACACGGAATTGCGGCGCATACGCGTGGCGGGCAGCGCCTGGCGGGAGATTTCCGCGAATGTCATCGTGACGCCCGCCGCCACGGCGGCGAGGATGCCGGAGCAGTGCAGATGTTCTGCCAATATATAAGCGGCGAAGGGGATGAGCAAGCTGATGAGAACCTGCGATCCGGTGTCTTCGCCGAAGCGGTCGGAAATCCAGGCCTTGGCGCGCGTGACGGACAGTGCCACAGCGACGCCGATGACCAGCCCGCCCAGCGCGAGCCAGAGGAAGGTAAGGCTGGCTTCACCGATGGAGAAACTGCCGGTCAGGGCCGCCGCGATCGCGAAGCGCAGGCACACAAGGCCGGACGCGTCGTTGAGAAGGGATTCGCCCTCCAATATATGCATCATGCGCTTGGGGATGGGCACCCGCGCGGCAATGGCCGATACGGCGATCGGGTCGGTGGGGGAGACGACAGCGGCTAGTGCGAAGGCCACCGCCAGCGGCATGGCCGGAACCAGCCAGTGAATGAAAAAGCCGACACCAATCACCGTGAGCAGGACAAGGCCGAGCGCCAGTTCAAAGACAGTCGATACGTCCTTGAGCAGTTCATCCTTCGGGATGCGCCAACCATCAAGGAACAGGAGCGGCGGGAGGAACAGCAACAGGAAAAGTTCGGGGTCGAGTTCAACGCGCAAATTGGCGGCAAGGCCGATGATGGATCCCAGAGCGATCTGAACGAGCGGTGTCGGCAGCGCAATCGGCAACATGCGGGAAATCGCGCCGCTCACGACGACTGCGACCAATAATATCAGGACAATCGATACGACCTCCAACCGTATGCTCCTTGCTCATTTCCACTTTGCAGGGGCGAATAGAGCATTTTGCCCAAGTTTTGCAAAGGCCAAGCGGTCGATTGTGTGGGTGTCAGTTATGGAAAAAGGGGCACGGACCATCTGATCCGCGCCCCTTCTTCGTTAGCTTAAAGCGATTGCTTACAGCTTGCTGGTCAATTCAGGGACGATCTTGAACAGATCGCCGACCAGGCCGATGTCTGCGACCTGGAAGATGGGGGCGTCCTCATCCTTGTTGATGGCGATGATGGTCTTGGAGTCCTTCATGCCTGCAAGGTGCTGGATCGCGCCGGAAATGCCGACCGCGACATAGACTTCAGGCGCGACGATCTTGCCGGTCTGGCCGACCTGATAGTCGTTGGGCACATAGCCCGCGTCGACCGCCGCGCGTGATGCGCCAACCGCCGCGCCCAGCTTGTCGGCGAGCGGGAAGATATATTCCTCGAACGTCGGCCCGTCTTTCAGCGCGCGACCGCCCGAGACGATGATCTTCGCGCTGGTCAGTTCGGGACGTTCCAGCTTGGCAATCTCGGCGCCGACGAAGGAGGAAAGCCCCTTGTCGCCGGTCGAGGCGGTAGCTTCGATCGTGCCGCTGCCGCCTTCGCGCTCGGCCTTCTCGAACGCGGTGCCGCGCACGGTGATGATCTTTTTGGCGTCCTTGCTCTTGACCGTTGCGATCGCGTTACCCGCATAGATCGGACGCGTGAACGTGTCTTCGCTCTCGACCGACAGGATGTCGCTGATCTGCATCACGTCCAGCAGGGCGGCGACGCGCGGGGCGACATTCTTGCCCGTGGTGGTGGCGGGCACGACGAAGGCATCGTGATGCCCCATCAGGTCCACGATCAGCGGCGCGAGATTTTCGGCCAGCGGATGGGCAAAGGCTGCATCATCGGCGACATGGACCTTGCCCACGCCCGCGATCTTGGCAGCAGCGTCGGCCACGCCCGACACGCCCTGTCCGGCGACCAGCAGATGGACTTCGCCCAGCTTTGCAGCGGCGGTGACGGCGGAAAGAGTGGCGTCCTTGACAGCGCCGCCCTCATGTTCAACCCAGACGAGCGTTTTCATGCGGCAACTCCCATAGCCTTAAGCTTCGCAACCAGTTCATCGACATCGGCGACCTTCACGCCAGCGGTACGCTTGGGCGGCTCGACGACCTTGAGGGTCTCAAGACGGGCCGTGATGTCCACACCATAATCGGCTGGGGTCTTGCTCGCGAGCGGCTTGCTCTTGGCCTTCATGATGTTGGGTAGCGAGGCATAGCGCGGCTCGTTGAGGCGCAGGTCGGTGGTGATGATCGCGGGGATCGACAGCTTCACCGTCTCCAGTCCGCCATCGACTTCGCGGGTCACGTTGACGCTGTCGCCCGACACTTCGACCTTGGAGGCGAAAGTACCCTGCGGCAGGCCCAGCAGCGCGGCCAGCATCTGGCCGGTCTGGTTGCTGTCGTCGTCGATTGCCTGCTTGCCCAGGATGATCAGGCCAGCGCCTTCCTCTTCCTGTACCTTGGCGAGCAGCTTGGCCACGCCCAGCGGTTCGACTTCATCATCGGTCTGGATCAGGATCGCGCGGTCCGCGCCCATCGCAAGGCTGGTGCGCAGCGTTTCCTGCGCCTTGGCCACCCCGATCGAGACGGTGATCACCTCGGTCGCCACGCCCTTTTCCTTCAGGCGAATGGCTTCCTCGACCGCAATCTCGTCAAACGGGTTCATGCTCATCTTGACGTTCGCAAGATCAACACCCGTCCCGTCCGCTTTAACGCGGGGCTTCACATTATAGTCGATGACCCGCTTCACGGGCACAAGGATCTTCATTGCACATCCTCCTATGGTAACGCCGACAGGGATGCGGCGACCTGAAAAATCAGGCCGCCGCATCCCATGACGGTAGTGGTTATGGTTACGTGATGGCTCAGGCGGCCTTTTTGACCTCCGCCACGATCTTCCTTGCTGCATCGCCCAGATCATCGGCAGGGACGATGGCGAGGCCGGAGCTTGCCAGGATATCCTTGCCCTGCTGGACGTTCGTGCCTTCCAGACGGACGACCAGGGGAACCGACAGGTTCACTTCCTTGGCGGCGGCGACGATGCCCTCGGCAATGATGTCGCACTTCATGATGCCGCCGAAGATGTTGACCAGGATGCCCTTCACCGCCGGATCGGACAGGATGATCTTGAACGCTGCCGTCACCTTTTCCTTGTTTGCGCCGCCACCGACGTCGAGGAAATTGGCCGGGAACATGCCATTGAGCTTGATGATGTCCATCGTCGCCATGGCGAGGCCCGCGCCGTTCACCATGCAGCCGATGTCGCCATCCAGCTTGATATAGGCGAGGTCGTATTTGGACGCTTCCAGTTCGGCGGGATCTTCCTCGCTCTCGTCACGCAGTTCCAGCAGATCCTTGTGACGGAACAGGGCGTTGCCGTCGAAGCCGACCTTGGCGTCGAGCACCAGCAGGTTGCCCTGCTCGGTCAGTGCCAGCGGATTGATTTCGATCTGCTCGGCATCGGTCGCGACGAAGGCGTTGAAGAGCGACTGCGCAACCTTGGCGGCCTGCTTGGCGAGGTCGCCGGTGAGGCCCAGTGCAGCAGCAACCGAACGGCCGTGGTGCGGCATGAAGCCGGACGCGGGATCGACCGAGAAGCTGTGGATCTTTTCAGGGGTCGAGTGGGCGACTTCCTCAATGTCCATGCCGCCTTCGGTCGATACGACGAATGCGATCTTGCTCGACGCACGGTCGACCAGCAGGGCGAGGTAGAACTCCTTGGCAATGTCGGCGCCGTCGGTGACGTACAGGCGGTTGACCTGTTTGCCAGCGTCGCCGGTCTGGATCGTTACCAGCGTGTTGCCGAGCATGTCGGTGGCGTGGGCCTTTACCTCATCCAGCGAGAAGGCGAGGCGGACGCCGCCCTTCGCATCGGGGCCGAGTTCCTTGAACTTGCCCTTGCCACGGCCACCGGCGTGGATCTGCGACTTCACGACATAAAGTGGCCCGGGCAGCTTCTTGGCGCCCTCGACAGCTTCCTCGACAGTGAAGGCGGCATGACCGGCAGCGATCGGCGCGCCGTACTTTGCGAGCAATTCTTTCGCCTGATATTCGTGAATGTTCATGGGCTGGGCCGTCCTTTGTGCTGCGATGGCGTGCGTTGGCAGCCGTTAAGCACAGGGCAGGGGGCGGAGAAAAGAGGATTTTGCAAAATCACTTTGCAAAATTGCAAAGCTACTTTGCTCCGTTTGAGCAGTTGATTGCGAAATCAACCGCTGCTCATGCTCGGCGGGCCATGGCTGGCGCGGGTTGTGTTTAGCGGAGCTGCAAAGCGTGTTAGAGCGCGCAGGCGAGGGCGGCGCGGCTGGTCACGATGAAAATCTCCGGATCATCGATCGCGCGGACCTTATAGAGGAGGCGATCGACGCTCATCGCACCCATGTCGGCCCTCTCCAGCGATGCGAGCGACTTGAGTCGCCGCAACTGATCCAGGCTCAGGCGGTCAACCATCCTGTCGGCCATGCATGTGGCCATGCGCGGGGAAAGGCCTGCATCGACGAGGCTTGCGCGGACCTTTTGTTCCGGCGAGATAGTGGCACAGGCGGAAAGTGCGAGGCTGGCGGCGGCCATCGTCAGAGCGACGGAACGGGGGGGTGTAAATCGCATGATCCCTGTCCTGGCATAAGCAATATGAACGGCACTTTGCTAAAGGGCGGCTGAAGCGTAGGACCATGCGAATGGGCGCAGCGCGTCTGGTTGGAGTGCAGGCATGGATCATTTCTTCACGCTATTGTCGCATCGTGTGTCAAGCTGGGCCGGGCAACCCCTGGCCTTCATTCTGGCAATAACGGTGGTGCTGGTCTGGGGCGTGACCGGACCGCTTTTCCATTATTCCGACACCTGGCAACTGGTGATCAACACCGGGACGACGATCGTCACCTTCCTGATGGTGTTCCTGATCCAGAATGCACAGAACCGGGACGGGTCAGCAATACAGGCGAAATTGGACGAACTGATCCGGGCCGTTGACGAGGCGCGGAACGAGTTTATCGGTATCGAGCATCTGACCGAAGCGGAATTGGAGCGGGTTAAGGCCGCGATCGAGCAGGATTGCGGTGCAGACACATCGCATCAACGATCGCTGGACTGGTTGATCCGGCGTCGTTGAAAACGGGTGATCGTCGTCAGTGCGGCGTGAAAGCCGCGCGGCGATTTTCGCGCGCATAGGCGGCGACGCGGTCGCTGTAGCCGCGGGCCAGCTCTTCATAGGCGGTGCGGCCTTCCACGGAACGGGCGGCCTGCGCTCGCAAAAGCGACATCTGCTGTCGATGCAGCAGATAATTTACATCCGTCTCCAAGCTCATTGTCTACACTCCTCCCTTATTCATGCACAACAGGTCGGGTGGCCGCAGCATCTAGGCTGCCGACACCCAAAGAATAGCACGACGTCGCAGGAAGCGCGAGTGCAGATTGGCGCGCGGAAGGGGCGGTTGGACAGGCAAACGGGTCGAAAAGATGCGCCGACGCACCGCCAGGGCGGGAGTCGGCGCGAGCGAGTCAGTTGACCGAAGCGCGAGGCGTGGTTGTCGCCGTGGCTGCAGGCGGGCGGGGGGCCGCCGGATCGCGGTCCAGATTCAGGCGCGTGGTGAGGTCGTTTTTGAACTCGGTCAGCTTGCCTTCGTCATAAAGCTTCTTGCCGACATAGCCTGCGATGGCGCCGAAGATCAGGGTGCGGATCATGATATTATCCTTGGATTGCGGTGGGAACGGCAGATCAACGGCGCGATGGCGCGACGGTTCCGGTGGCCTCTGCGAAAGTGCGGCAAGGCGGCGCAAAGGGATGGTGGATGCGGCCAGATTGTTCCGCCTGTGCTGCCCTGTCACCGACCGTTTGCGTTGAGCGCCACCACCTTCGGTTGCGGCAGTGCAGGCGCGCCGGTTCCCAATGTGGCGAGATATTTGATGATCGCCGCCCGGTCTTCGGGACGACGCAGCCCGGCGAAGGTCATCTTGGTGCCTGGCACATCGCGCGCCGGCGACGCCAGAAAGGCAAACAGCTTGTCATAGGTCCAGCTTCCCCGGTGCGCCTGCATCGCCGGGGAATAGGCGAAGCCGGGATGTGTCGCCACGCCCCGGCCGACGACACCCCACAGATTGGGACCGATCCGGTTGGGACCGCCCTGCGTGAAGTCATGACAGCTTGTGCAGAGTTGCAGCTTTGCTTTGCCCTCGCCCACATTCGCGCTGGCGAGCAGGGTGCCAAGATCAGGCGGCGGGGCCGCCGCACGCACCGGACCACCGGCTGCGGTCGACGTCGGCATCTTTCCCTGCATATCGTGCCGATAGGCAATCAGCCGCTTGCCCTCTCCGGCTTCGCCAAGGCTGGCGGGCCAGTCCCGCTGGACCGATGCAAGGTCCACGCGCGGCGGCATGTCGTCCGTTGGCCTGTAGGCCAATGCGCCGGGACCGTCATCCTGCGAATAGAGTTGACCGCTGAACCAGTTCAGGCTCCAGGCCGAAACTGCGGCGGCCCCGACGCATAGTCCCGTGACCAGCAAGCGCATCCGGTTCATGGTCAGCCTCCCCCGCCCAGAAAGATCGCGCGGGTCCAATAGGCATAATCCGCCTCTATGGTCATGATCCGCACCAGCACCAGCAAGACCAGTGGCGGCACCAGGACAGCGTAGATCAGGGAAAGCCGCTCCCATGCCAGATGCATGAAGATCGACAGGATCAACCCCGCCTTCAAAAGCATGAAGAGGATGATCAGCGTCCAGCGAACAATGCCCTGCACATGCATGTAATCGACCATGTAGGAGAGGGTGCTCAGCACGAACAGATAGCCCCAGACCTTCAGGTAAAGGCTGATCGGATGCTGCTGCGCGTCATCATGGGCTGTTTGAGGAGGCGCAGGTGATATGTCGTGCTGCATGGCCCTTCCTTGCGATTACCAGAGGTAGAAGAAGGCGAAGATGAAGACCCAGACGAGGTCGACGAAATGCCAGTAAAGCCCGGCAATCTCCACCGCGCTATAATCGCCCGCCCTGTCATAATCGCCGCGCGCGACTTTCGACGCGATGACCAGCAGGAGGATCACGCCGCAGGTCACATGCAGGCCATGAAAGCCGGTAATCATGAAGAAGGCGGCGCCAAATTGTGGCGCGCCCATGGGATTGCTCCATGGCCGCACGCCTTCCTCGACGATCAGCTTGGTCCATTCGAAGGCCTGCATACCGACAAAGGCCGCGCCGAATAGCGCCGTCAGGAACATGAGGGTCGCCGTTTTCCGCCGATCGCGGCGATATCCATAATTGACCGCCATCGCCATCGTGCCGCTGGAACTGATGAGGACGAAAGTCATGATCGCGATCAGGATGAGCGGGATTTTCTGCCCGGCGATGACGAGGGCGAACACTTCTGCCGTATTGGGCCAGGGGATGGTGGAGGAGGATCGCACCGTCATATAGCCGGTCAGGAAGCAGGAGAAGATGAAGGTGTCGGACAGCAGGAAGATCCACATCATCGCCTTGCCCCAATGGGTGTGGCGAAAGACTTCCTGATCCGCCGACCAGTCCGCCGCGATCTCACGCAGGGCGGGGGCGATGACCTCGCGATCTCTTGTGTCCGGCATCATGTGAGACATGGTGTGGGTGTCCCGAATTAGATGGCTTCACGTTGTTACAAGCAGTGCGGCAAGCAATATCCAGATGAGCAGGAGGAAATGCCAATAGATGGCGCACAGACCGATATTGCGGAGGTTGCGCGCGCCAAGGGCGCGGCCAGCGGCGACAAGGCCACCGACGATATGGCAGCCATGCAGGGCCGTCAGCAGATAGAAGAAGGCGTAGGCGGGATTGGCGGACAGATAATAGCCCGACGCCTGATACTGCCGCCAGAGCAGCCATTGCCCGCAAAGGAAGGCGAGGCCCAGCACCGTGCCCACATAGGAAACCTGCATGGCCCTGCCTTGCGCACCGCTCCGGGCCGCGTGCCGGGCGGCTTCCCAGGCGATGCTACTCACCACCAATATGGCGCTGTTGATCCAGAGCAACGGTGGATCGGGCATCGGTACCCAGTCGCTGCCCCCGCCATGGTCCATGACGCTGTGCAGGCCCATGCGCATGACATAGGTTGCCGTCAGCAGCGAAAACATCACCACAGCGACGGCGAAATAGACGAAAAGGCCCACGGTTCCGGCCGATGGGCGATAGCTATGCGGGTCCGCCGGATTGCTGTTGCCCGGTGTTTCCCAGCTCTTGTCTATCAGGCGCGAAAAGATCGTCATGCTGGCGGCTCCGTCTGCGGGATGAAGTCGCGCGGTGCGCCCGGTACGCT encodes:
- a CDS encoding helix-turn-helix transcriptional regulator — protein: MMPDQGQLPQREGDAIAERLREELARRRVSRQAVADMARVSLSTLEKALSGSRPFTLATVVRLEEALGTVLRDRHTLAPAASSGLAPEHMGAYSRAAVRWIEGDYVTLRPSFSMAGAINAYRTRIFWDDAADYLCFAESERVDGAFAQSGHVSMPNLSGHTYLVTNEAGQHRLFILGRPTREGCIFGLLSTLQVGVGSQLVPVACPVAFVPRAQLADVPMGLLSADNPAFSECRDILDRAVQDDFCRWRQ
- a CDS encoding Na+/H+ antiporter, with the translated sequence MEVVSIVLILLVAVVVSGAISRMLPIALPTPLVQIALGSIIGLAANLRVELDPELFLLLFLPPLLFLDGWRIPKDELLKDVSTVFELALGLVLLTVIGVGFFIHWLVPAMPLAVAFALAAVVSPTDPIAVSAIAARVPIPKRMMHILEGESLLNDASGLVCLRFAIAAALTGSFSIGEASLTFLWLALGGLVIGVAVALSVTRAKAWISDRFGEDTGSQVLISLLIPFAAYILAEHLHCSGILAAVAAGVTMTFAEISRQALPATRMRRNSVWDTIQFSLNGIIFVLLGEQLPGILAAAKQTVRLTHHANPWWLGVYVMAIMLALATLRFAWVWVSFRLTLLRGREDVPYRNPNWRLVAAMSFAGVRGAITLAGVLTIPLTLTDGTAFPARDLAIFLAAGVIIVSLIAASVGLPLLLRGLTMPAEPSRQAQEDEARVASAQAAIKAIERTQHRLAEGRSDADIYAAAGARIMDLYRERIDSRSQHGGDTREARKYDQIERDLRLAGLKAERDEIFRMARGRSIGSEIAQKLIRELDLVEVRYR
- a CDS encoding electron transfer flavoprotein subunit alpha/FixB family protein, translated to MKTLVWVEHEGGAVKDATLSAVTAAAKLGEVHLLVAGQGVSGVADAAAKIAGVGKVHVADDAAFAHPLAENLAPLIVDLMGHHDAFVVPATTTGKNVAPRVAALLDVMQISDILSVESEDTFTRPIYAGNAIATVKSKDAKKIITVRGTAFEKAEREGGSGTIEATASTGDKGLSSFVGAEIAKLERPELTSAKIIVSGGRALKDGPTFEEYIFPLADKLGAAVGASRAAVDAGYVPNDYQVGQTGKIVAPEVYVAVGISGAIQHLAGMKDSKTIIAINKDEDAPIFQVADIGLVGDLFKIVPELTSKL
- a CDS encoding electron transfer flavoprotein subunit beta/FixA family protein: MKILVPVKRVIDYNVKPRVKADGTGVDLANVKMSMNPFDEIAVEEAIRLKEKGVATEVITVSIGVAKAQETLRTSLAMGADRAILIQTDDEVEPLGVAKLLAKVQEEEGAGLIILGKQAIDDDSNQTGQMLAALLGLPQGTFASKVEVSGDSVNVTREVDGGLETVKLSIPAIITTDLRLNEPRYASLPNIMKAKSKPLASKTPADYGVDITARLETLKVVEPPKRTAGVKVADVDELVAKLKAMGVAA
- the sucC gene encoding ADP-forming succinate--CoA ligase subunit beta; protein product: MNIHEYQAKELLAKYGAPIAAGHAAFTVEEAVEGAKKLPGPLYVVKSQIHAGGRGKGKFKELGPDAKGGVRLAFSLDEVKAHATDMLGNTLVTIQTGDAGKQVNRLYVTDGADIAKEFYLALLVDRASSKIAFVVSTEGGMDIEEVAHSTPEKIHSFSVDPASGFMPHHGRSVAAALGLTGDLAKQAAKVAQSLFNAFVATDAEQIEINPLALTEQGNLLVLDAKVGFDGNALFRHKDLLELRDESEEDPAELEASKYDLAYIKLDGDIGCMVNGAGLAMATMDIIKLNGMFPANFLDVGGGANKEKVTAAFKIILSDPAVKGILVNIFGGIMKCDIIAEGIVAAAKEVNLSVPLVVRLEGTNVQQGKDILASSGLAIVPADDLGDAARKIVAEVKKAA
- a CDS encoding low affinity iron permease family protein — translated: MDHFFTLLSHRVSSWAGQPLAFILAITVVLVWGVTGPLFHYSDTWQLVINTGTTIVTFLMVFLIQNAQNRDGSAIQAKLDELIRAVDEARNEFIGIEHLTEAELERVKAAIEQDCGADTSHQRSLDWLIRRR
- a CDS encoding cytochrome c family protein, with product MNRMRLLVTGLCVGAAAVSAWSLNWFSGQLYSQDDGPGALAYRPTDDMPPRVDLASVQRDWPASLGEAGEGKRLIAYRHDMQGKMPTSTAAGGPVRAAAPPPDLGTLLASANVGEGKAKLQLCTSCHDFTQGGPNRIGPNLWGVVGRGVATHPGFAYSPAMQAHRGSWTYDKLFAFLASPARDVPGTKMTFAGLRRPEDRAAIIKYLATLGTGAPALPQPKVVALNANGR
- a CDS encoding cytochrome C oxidase subunit IV family protein; protein product: MQHDISPAPPQTAHDDAQQHPISLYLKVWGYLFVLSTLSYMVDYMHVQGIVRWTLIILFMLLKAGLILSIFMHLAWERLSLIYAVLVPPLVLLVLVRIMTIEADYAYWTRAIFLGGGG
- a CDS encoding heme-copper oxidase subunit III family protein, with amino-acid sequence MSHMMPDTRDREVIAPALREIAADWSADQEVFRHTHWGKAMMWIFLLSDTFIFSCFLTGYMTVRSSSTIPWPNTAEVFALVIAGQKIPLILIAIMTFVLISSSGTMAMAVNYGYRRDRRKTATLMFLTALFGAAFVGMQAFEWTKLIVEEGVRPWSNPMGAPQFGAAFFMITGFHGLHVTCGVILLLVIASKVARGDYDRAGDYSAVEIAGLYWHFVDLVWVFIFAFFYLW
- a CDS encoding heme-copper oxidase subunit III, yielding MTIFSRLIDKSWETPGNSNPADPHSYRPSAGTVGLFVYFAVAVVMFSLLTATYVMRMGLHSVMDHGGGSDWVPMPDPPLLWINSAILVVSSIAWEAARHAARSGAQGRAMQVSYVGTVLGLAFLCGQWLLWRQYQASGYYLSANPAYAFFYLLTALHGCHIVGGLVAAGRALGARNLRNIGLCAIYWHFLLLIWILLAALLVTT